A portion of the Meriones unguiculatus strain TT.TT164.6M chromosome 11, Bangor_MerUng_6.1, whole genome shotgun sequence genome contains these proteins:
- the LOC110549804 gene encoding GRB2-related adapter protein isoform X2, with protein sequence MESVALYSFHATESDELAFNKGDTLKILNMEDDQNWYKAELRGAEGFVPKNYIRVKPHPYGDQVQHFKVLREASGKYFLWEEKFNSLNELVDFYRTTTIAKRRQVFLCDEQPLLKPPRACFAQAQFDFSAQDPSQLSLRRGDIVEVVEREDPHWWRGRAGGRLGFFPRSYVQPVHL encoded by the exons ATGGAGTCCGTAGCCCTGTACAGCTTTCATGCCACCGAGAGTGACGAGCTGGCCTTCAACAAGGGGGACACGCTCAAG ATCCTGAACATGGAGGATGACCAGAACTGGTACAAGGCCGAGCTCCGAGGAGCCGAGGGTTTTGTTCCCAAGAACTACATCCGTGTAAAGCCACACCC ttaTGGCGACCAGGTGCAGCACTTCAAGGTGCTTCGAGAGGCCTCAGGGAAGTACTTCCTGTGGGAAGAGAAGTTCAACTCCCTCAACGAGCTGGTCGACTTCTACAGAACCACCACTATCGCCAAGAGGCGGCAGGTCTTCCTGTGTGACGAGCAGCCACTGCTCAAG CCGCCCCGGGCCTGCTTTGCCCAGGCCCAGTTTGACTTCTCAGCACAGGACCCATCTCAGCTTAGCCTCCGCCGAGGTGACATCGTGGAAGTCGTGGAGCGTGAAGACCCGCACTGGTGGCGGGGCAGGGCCGGCGGGCGCCTGGGCTTCTTCCCACGCAGCTACGTGCAGCCGGTACACCTGTGA
- the LOC110549804 gene encoding GRB2-related adapter protein isoform X1 → MESVALYSFHATESDELAFNKGDTLKILNMEDDQNWYKAELRGAEGFVPKNYIRVKPHPWYSGRISRQLAEETLMKRNHLGAFLIRESESSPGEFSVSVNYGDQVQHFKVLREASGKYFLWEEKFNSLNELVDFYRTTTIAKRRQVFLCDEQPLLKPPRACFAQAQFDFSAQDPSQLSLRRGDIVEVVEREDPHWWRGRAGGRLGFFPRSYVQPVHL, encoded by the exons ATGGAGTCCGTAGCCCTGTACAGCTTTCATGCCACCGAGAGTGACGAGCTGGCCTTCAACAAGGGGGACACGCTCAAG ATCCTGAACATGGAGGATGACCAGAACTGGTACAAGGCCGAGCTCCGAGGAGCCGAGGGTTTTGTTCCCAAGAACTACATCCGTGTAAAGCCACACCC GTGGTACTCGGGCAGGATTTCTAGGCAGCTGGCCGAAGAAACTCTGATGAAGCGCAACCACCTAGGAGCCTTCCTGATCCGGGAGAGCGAGAGTTCCCCTGGCGAGTTCTCAGTCTCTGTGAA ttaTGGCGACCAGGTGCAGCACTTCAAGGTGCTTCGAGAGGCCTCAGGGAAGTACTTCCTGTGGGAAGAGAAGTTCAACTCCCTCAACGAGCTGGTCGACTTCTACAGAACCACCACTATCGCCAAGAGGCGGCAGGTCTTCCTGTGTGACGAGCAGCCACTGCTCAAG CCGCCCCGGGCCTGCTTTGCCCAGGCCCAGTTTGACTTCTCAGCACAGGACCCATCTCAGCTTAGCCTCCGCCGAGGTGACATCGTGGAAGTCGTGGAGCGTGAAGACCCGCACTGGTGGCGGGGCAGGGCCGGCGGGCGCCTGGGCTTCTTCCCACGCAGCTACGTGCAGCCGGTACACCTGTGA